GGACGGAACCCTCGCCGAGCTTTCGGAGGTACTCGAAACCGGAGACCTGGTGATCGACGGCGGGAACTCCAGGTTCAGTGATGACCGGGAAGCCTCCCGGCTGCTGGGCCTGAAAGGGATCCGTTTCCTGGACTGCGGCGTTTCCGGGGGTATCCGGGGCCAGGACAACGGGTACGGGCTGATGGTCGGCGGCTCGGCGGAAGATGTGGATCGGGCCATGCCTGTCTTTGACGCCCTCCGCCCGGACGGTGACCGGGCGGAAAGCTTCGTCCACGCCGGCCGTACGGGTGCCGGGCATTACGCGAAGATGGTCCACAACGGGATTGAATATGGGCTGATGCAGTCCTATGCAGAGGGATATGAACTCCTGGCAGCCAAAGACATCATCGAAGATGTTCCGGGTATCCTCGGGGCTTGGCAGCAGGGAACGGTGGTGCGGTCCTGGCTGCTGGAGCTGGCGGTCAAGGCACTGCAGGAGGACCCCGGACTAAGCGGAACCGCCGGCCGGGCTGATGATTCGGGGGAGGGACGCTGGGCTGTGGAAGAGGCCGTGGCCTCGGGCATCCCGGCTCCTGCGATCACGGCCGCCCTGTATGCCAGGTTTGCCTCCCGGCAGCAGGACGCGCCGGCCATGCGGATGGTGGCCGCACTGCGCCGCCAGTTCGGCGGCCATGAGGTGCACAAAGTTGTCCGCCCGGATCCGGACCTGCCGAGCGCGTAAGGTAAAAAGACCGGAACCAACTGAGACCTACAGGATGGGAGAGCACGGAACCGATGTACGTTGACCATCTGTCGCTGACCGGTTTCCGGAGTTATCCCCAGCTGGACGTGCGGCTCGAGCCCGGCGTCACCGTGTTTGTCGGGCCAAACGGAACAGGCAAGACCAACATCGTCGAAGCCATCGGTTACCTGGCCACACTCTCTTCCCACCGGGTTAGCACAGATGCGCCGCTGGTGAACTTCGACGCCGGTCAGGCACTGGTCCGGGCTCGGCTGGTCCGCGGTTCCCAGGCCACCTCGGTGGAATTGGAACTCAACCCTGGCCGCAGCAACAGGGCGCGGATCAACCGTGCCAATCCGGTGCGGGCCCGTGACATTCTCGGCCTGTGCCGCACTGTCCTTTTTGCCCCGGAGGACCTGGCCCTGGTCAAGGGTGATCCGGGCAGCCGCAGGCGGTTCCTCGACGAACTCATTGTTTCCCTGGTCCCCCACCATGCCGCTACGCGTGCCGATTATGAACGGGTGCTGAAACAGCGGAACGCGCTGTTGAAGTCGGCGCGCGCCACGGGCCGTTTCACTGCAGCGCACGAAGCCACGCTCGAGGTATGGGACCAGCACATGGCCGAGGCGGGCGCACGGCTGGTCGCTGCCCGGCTGCAGGCATTGGAACGGCTGCAGCCGCATCTGCAGGCGGCCTACCGGGACCTGACAGACGGTTCAAAGGCGGCAAAGGCGGTTTACCGCTCCACCTTGCAGGGAGCGGTAAACGACGACGGCGCGGTCGAAGGTGCCCAGGACCCCGATGAGCTGTACGCCCTCGGCACGGAGGAACTGACCGAACGCTTCCTGCAGGCCTTTGCCGCCAACCGGCGGCGGGAGATTGACCGCGGCATTTCGCTGGTCGGCCCGCACCGGGACGAGCTGGAACTCATCCTCGGGCAGGCCCCGGCCAAGGGGTACGCCTCGCACGGAGAAACCTGGTCCTTTGCCCTGGCCCTTCGGCTGGGTTCCTACTACCTGCTGACCAGCGACGATCCCACGCCCGGGGCCGGGCCCATCCTGATCCTCGACGATGTATTTGCCGAACTGGATGTGCAGCGCCGGCAGCGTCTTGCCGGAATCGTTGCCGGAGCAGAGCAGGTGCTGGTCACCGCAGCGGTGGGAGATGACATTCCGGAGGCGCTGGCGGGGCGCATCATCACGGTGGTTCCCGGAGGCATCAGTGTGCCCGTCTCCTGACGCAGACAATCCGGACGAACGCCCCGATGCCGCACGCGAACAGCTGAACCGCATGCGCCAGGCCGCACTTGCCCGCGGCAACCAGCGCACGCCGGCAACCCGGCGCAAAACAGGGAAGCGGCAGCAGGGCCCGTTCATCCCGGGCGAATATGTAGGCCGGGACCCGCAGGGCTTGGGCAAGGTGTTCACCCGGTTCGTCAGCGAACGCGGTTGGAACTCCCCCGTTGCCGTCGGATCGGTGATTTCCCGGTGGGAGGAATTGGTGGGAAGCGAGGTCAGTGCCCACTGCAAGCCCGAGTCCTTCCAGGACACCACCGTCCAGGTCCGCTGTGATTCCACGGCCTGGGCCACGCAGCTGCGGTTGCTCCGTGATGCCCTGATTGCCCGCTTCGACTCCGAACTGGGTCCCGGCGTCGTTACCAAGATCGAAGTGATCGGACCCGCGGCACCCAACTGGCGCAAGGGCTTGAGAAGCGTCAAGGGCCGCGGCCCCCGTGATACCTACGGATAAATCCCGGCCGCAGGCCCCGCCGTGATCCACGCCACCCGGCCCTTCTCCGGCAGCGTAATTCGAAGCCTTGCAGGAGCCGGTCAGGGGCTTTGGGACCCCCGGACCGGTATCCGGCCTTATCCGGGGCGGTGCGGTTGGCTGCAAACCGTCATTAGTGGCCTGCCAGAGGGTGTTTTGGGCAGGTTTACGGCTCGCAGCGCGGTAGAATTGACGGTGGAGATGCCTGTCCGCTGGGGAGGCTTCAATTCTGACGAACACAAGAGGAGTCGACAGCACCTGTGGCTAACGACAATGAGATGGACAACTCAGAGGTAACACCAGAGGACCACACCGCCCCGGAAAACTCCACCCCCGTGGAATACGGCGCGAATGAAATTACGGTCCTGGAAGGCCTTGAGGCAGTCCGTAAGCGCCCGGGCATGTACATCGGTTCCACCGGCCCCCGAGGGCTGCACCACCTGGTGTACGAAGTGGTGGACAACTCGGTTGATGAGGCCCTGGCTGGCTACTGCGACCACATTGAAGTGGTGCTGCAGGCCGACGGCGGCGTCAGAGTTACTGATAACGGCCGCGGCATCCCCGTAGACATGCACCCCACCGAGGGCATCCCCACCGTCCAGGTGGTTATGACCATCCTGCACGCCGGCGGCAAGTTCGGCGGCGGCGGGTACGCCGTGTCCGGCGGCCTGCACGGCGTGGGTATTTCAGTGGTCAACGCCCTCTCCGAACGGGTGGAAACCGAAGTACGCCGGCAGGGTTACACCTGGCACCAGAGCTTCGCGAACGGCGGCCACCCCGTGGGTGAACTGCGCCAGGGCGAGGCAACCGAGGAAACCGGCACCACCCAGACGTTCTACCCGGACCCGGAAATCTTCGAAACCACCGAGTTCGACTTTGAAACCCTGCGTGCCCGCTTCCAGCAGATGGCCTTCCTGAACAAGGGCCTGCGGATCCGGCTCACCGACGAGCGGACGCTCGAAGAGGAAACCGAGGAAATCACCGAGGCTCCCGACGGAGCCGGAGACGCGGCGCCGAAGCACCGCATGGTGGACTACCTGTACGCGGACGGCCTCCTGGACTACGTCAAGCACCTGAACTCCTCGAAGAAGGTTGAAGTAGTCCACGACGACGTCATCGCCTTTGAAACCGAGGATTCGGATAAGAAGATGGCCGTGGAGATGGCCATGCAGTGGACCACCGCTTACTCGGAGAGCGTCCACACCTACGCGAACACCATCAACACGCATGAAGGCGGAACGCACGAAGAAGGCTTCCGCGCCGCCATGACGTCGCTGATCAACCGGTACGCCCGTGAGAAGAACATCATCAAGGAAAAGGATGACAACCTCACCGGTGACGACATCCGCGAAGGCCTGACCGCAGTCATCTCGGTCAAGCTGGCCGAACCGCAGTTCGAGGGCCAGACGAAGACCAAGCTTGGCAACTCCGAGGTCAAGGGCTTTGTTCAGCGTGTGGTCACCGACCAGCTCGGCGATTGGCTTGAGCGCAACCCCGGCCCGGCCCGCGACGTCATCCGCAAGTCCATCCAGGCCTCGCAGGCCCGGATGGCTGCCCGCAAGGCGCGTGAATCCACCCGCCGGAAGGGCCTGCTGGAATCCGGCGGCATGCCCGGCAAGCTGAAGGACTGCTCCTCCAAGGACCCGTCCAGGTCCGAAATCTACATCGTGGAAGGTGACTCGGCCGGCGGCTCCGCCGTCCGCGGCCGCAACCCCGAGACCCAGGCCATCCTGCCGCTGCGCGGCAAGATCCTCAACGTGGAACGGGCCCGCCTCGACCGGGCACTGAGCAACGCCGAAGTCCAGGCCATGATCACCGCCTTCGGTGCCGGCATCGGTGAGGACTTCGACGTCGAAAAGGCCCGCTACCACAAGATCGTGCTGATGGCCGATGCAGACGTTGACGGCCAGCACATCACCACGCTGCTGCTGACCCTGCTGTTCCGCTACATGCGTCCGCTGATCGAAAGCGGTTACGTGTACCTGGCCCAGCCGCCGCTGTACCGGATCAAGTGGTCCAACCACGCCCACGACTACGTCTACAGCGACCGGGAACGGGACGAAGTGATTGCCCGCGGTCTGGCCAACAACCAGCGCCTGCCGAAGGAAAACGGCATCCAGCGTTACAAGGGCCTGGGCGAGATGGACTACACCGAGCTCTGGGACACCACCATGGACCCCGAGCACCGCACGCTGCTGCAGGTCACCATGGACGACGCAGCCGCCGTGGACTCGGTCTTCTCGGTCCTCATGGGCGAAGACGTCGAATCCCGCCGCAGCTTCATCCAGCAGAACGCCAAGGATGTGCGCTTCCTGGACATCTAGCGGATTCGCCCAGCCGGCCCCCGCTGCCGGCGAACATGGACTTTAGCGACATAGAACGGAAGCAGAACCAATGAGTGATGAGACTCCCGAGGTAACCGGGGACACGGCTCCCCTGGCCGGGACCGCACTGACCGACAGGGTCGAGCAAATCGACCTGCAGACCGAGATGCAGCGTTCCTACCTTGACTACGCCATGGCTGTCATTGTGGGACGTGCGCTGCCCGACGTGCGCGACGGGCTCAAGCCCGTGCACCGCCGCGTCCTGTACGCGATGTTCGACGGCGGGTACCGCCCGGACCGTTCCTTCAACAAGTGCGCCCGTGTGGTGGGCGAGGTCATGGGCCAGTACCACCCGCACGGCGACTCGGCGATTTATGATGCCCTCGTCCGCCTGATCCAGGACTGGACCATGCGCTACCCGCTGGCCCTGGGCCAGGGCAACTTCGGTTCGCCGGGTAACGACGGCGCTGCGGCGCCGCGGTATACCGAAACGAAGATGGCGCCGCTGGCCATGGAAATGGTCCGGGACATTGACGAGGAAACCGTCGATTTCCAGGACAACTACGATGGCCGCAACCAGGAACCGACCATTCTTCCCTCCCGGTTCCCGAACCTCCTGGTCAACGGTTCCTCCGGCATTGCTGTCGGCATGGCCACCAACATCCCGCCGCACAACCTGCGCGAGGTTGTGGACGGTGTCCAGTGGTACCTGCAGAACCCGGACGCACCGAACGATGTGCTGCTTGAGGAACTGATCCGGCGGGTCAAGGGCCCCGACTTCCCCACCGGCGCCACCATCCTGGGCCACAAGGGAATCGAGGACGCCTACCGCACCGGCCGCGGCTCCATCACCATGCGTGCCGTGGTGAACGTGGAGGAACTCCAGGGCCGTACCTGCCTGGTGGTCACCGAACTCCCCTACCAGGCCAACCCGGACAACCTGGCCGTCAAGATTGCCGAACTGGTCAAGGACGGCAAGATCACCGGCATCGCCGACATGCGCGATGAAACTTCCGGCCGCACCGGCCAGCGCCTGGTGATCGTGCTCAAGCGTGACGCCGTGGCGAAGGTGGTCCTGAACAACCTGTACAAGCACACGCAGCTGCAGGACAACTTCGGTGCCAACATGCTGGCCATCGTGGACGGGGTGCCCCGCACGCTGAGCCTGGATGCCTTCATCCGGCACTGGGTGACCCACCAGCTCGAAGTGATTGTCCGCCGCACCCGGTACCGCCTGCGCAAGGCCGAGGAAGCTGCGCACATCCTGCGCGGCCTGCTCAAGGCCCTGGATGCCCTCGACGAGGTCATCGCCCTGATCCGGCGGTCCTCCACGGTGGAAGATGCACGGACCGGCCTGATGGGCCTGCTGGAAATCGACGAAATCCAGTCGCAGGCCATCCTCGATATGCAGCTGCGCCGCTTGGCTGCCCTGGAACGCCAGAAGATCCAGGACCAGCACGCGAAGCTTGAAGCTGAAATCGCCGAATACAACATCATCCTGGCTTCCGAAGAACGCCAGCGTTCCATTGTCAGCGAGGAACTGCAGGAAATCGCCGACAAATACGGTGACGACCGCCGCACCAAGATCCTCATGGGCTATGACGGCGACATGAGCATGGAAGACCTCATTCCCGAAGAGGAAATGGTGGTCACCATCACCCGCGGCGGCTACGTCAAGCGCACCCGCAGTGACAACTACCGGCAGCAGGCCCGGGGCGGCAAGGGCATCAAGGGCGCCCAGCTGCGCGGGGACGACGTCGTGGAGCACTTCTTCGTCACCACCACCCACCACTGGCTGCTGTTCTTCACCAACCTTGGCCGGGTTTACCGTGCCAAGGCCTACGAACTGGCCGAAGCCGGGCGGGATGCCAAGGGCCAGCACGTGGCGAACCTGCTGGCCTTCCAGCCGGACGAGCACATTGCCCAGGTCCTGGCGCTGCCGGATTACGACGCCGCCCCGTACCTGGTGCTGGCCACTAAGCGCGGCCTGGTGAAGAAGACCCGTCTGGCGGACTACGACACCAACCGCTCTGCCGGCGTTATTGCCATCAACCTCCGCGACGAAGACGAATTGGTTTCCGCCCAGCTGGTCTCCGAAACCGATGACCTGATGCTGGTTTCGCGGCTGGGCCAGTCGCTGCGCTTCACGGCCACCGACGACGCGCTGCGTCCCATGGGCCGTGCCACCTCCGGTGTCACGGGCATGAAGTTCCGTGAGGATGACGAACTGCTGGCGGCCGACGTCGTCACCGAGGACTCCTTTGTCTTCACCGTGACCGAGGGCGGCTACGCCAAGCGCACCAGCGCGGACGAATACCGGGTCCAGGGCCGTGGCGGCCTGGGTATCAAGGTGGGCAAGTACGCCGAGGACCGCGGCCATCTGGTCGGTGCCATGGTGGTCCAGGAAGAAGACGAGGTCCTGGTGGTTATGCAGGGCGGCAAGGTAGTCCGGTCCTCCGTGACCGGTGTGCCCGCCAAGGGCCGCGACACCATGGGTGTTATCTTCGCCAAGCCGGACAAGAATGACCGGATTATCGCCGTTGCGCGGAACTCCGAGCGCGACTTGGCGGTCGAAGAGGACGAAAACTCCGAAGACGGAACATCAGGCACGGCACCGGTAACCGCCGGAACCGAACCTGTGGGGGCCGCAGGCGATGAAGTACCGTTGTCTACAGACGAAACGGCTGGGCGCGATGCACAGTCAGCACAAGATGGAGGTAACGAGTGAGCTCGACCAACTCAAGCCCTAGGTCGTCCTCGGGCGCCGGGCCGCGGGTGAAGACCCCGGCACGGCCGGCCCAGCGCCCTGGGGGAGGTCAGAGCGCAGCGGGGAACCGCCAGCCGCTGGTGAAACCCGTACCCAAGGCCAAAGCCCGCAAGGCCCGGCTACTGGTCAGCAAGATCGATCCCTGGTCCGTCCTGAAGATGGCGTTCCTGCTGTCGGTTGCACTGGGCGTGGTCACCGTGGTGGCAGCCATCGTGCTGTGGACCGTGCTGGACCTGACCGGCATCTTCGACCGGGTTAACACCCTGCTGGGCGAGATTGCCGGCAGCGAGTCCGGCGGCTTCGACCTCCGGGACTTCGCTTCCCTGGGCCAGGTGGTGTCCTTCGCGACCATCATCGCCGTGGTGAATGTGCTGCTGCTGACGGCACTGTCCATGCTGGCCGCCGTGCTCTACAACATTGCCTCCACGCTGGTCGGCGGCATTGGTGTGACCCTCACCGACGACTAGTGTTTTCCGGTTCCGGACGCGCTCCTGCAGCCGCTCCGGAACCGGAAAACAGCCCGATTTGTTCTTCCGGGCAAAGGTACGGTAGAGTCATATCTCGGCCCGAAGAGGTTCGGGGCGTATAGCTCAGGCGGTTAGAGCGCTTCGCTGATAACGAAGAGGTCCCAGGTTCAAGTCCTGGTACGCCCACGGAACACCTTGCAAAAGGTGAACCGGAACGGCAAGGAGGATTCCATGAAGAAGTTGCTGACGGTCATGGCAGCGGCTGCTGCTGGAGTCTTCGCCTATAAGAAGTGGCAGGAAACTGCCGCTGAGAAGACAGTTTGGAAGGAATCGACCGACAAGGTCGGCTAACCGCCAAAAGGTCGAATCTGGTAACCCGGCCGGTAATGGTGGGTTATACTGGATAGGTTCTCATTTCGGGGGCATGGCGCAATTGGTAGCGCACCTGCTTTGCAAGCAGGGGGTTCGGGGTTCGAGTCCCCGTGCCTCCACCGAAAGAATAGACAGAAGGTCCCCGCTCCTTGGAGCGGGGACCTTCTGCGTTAAGCCGCTGTGACTCCCGGAAACAGTCCGGCGCCGGTGCAGGAGCGGGGCTGCACTACTGTTGGCCTGTGAATATTTTCCTGGCCGCAGTGGGTGTCCTGGGCGTGTCCGCGTCCGGGCCCATTATGGCCGCTACGGCTGCCCCCGCCCTTGCCATCGCCTTCTGGCGCAATGCCCTGGGCGCGGTACTCATGGGCGGTCCCGCAGCTTTGGGACGGCGCCGGGAATTCGCACGGCTTGGGGCACGCGAGTACCGGTGGACTGCCGTTGCGGCGGTGGCCCTGGCATTTCACTTCGCCTGCTTCATCACTTCACTGCAGCTGACGTCCGTGGCCGCGGCTACGGCGCTTGTCTGCCTCCAAGCGGGGTGGATCGCCCTGTTTAATGTGCTGCGCGGTATCCGGGTTGCGCCTGTTGTGTTGGCAGGGCTGGCCGCCGCGTTCGCCGGAGTTGTGGTGATTTCCGGCTTTGACCTGGGTCTTTCGCGGGAGGCACTGATCGGGGATGTCCTGGCGGTGGCCGGCGGTGCCCTCGCGGGTGTCTACACCATCGCAGGCGGAAAAGCCCGTGAGTCCATGTCTACGGGCACGTACACCACTCTCTGCTACGGAGCATGCGCCGTGCTGCTCCTGGCGCTCTGTGCGGTCTTCCGGCAGCCGCTGGTCGGCTTTCCGCCGGCGGCGTGGCTGGGGATCCTCGGTGTAACCGTGGTGGCGCAGATCCTGGGCCACTCGGTGTTCAACCACCTGCTGGCTGTCATCAGCCCGTTGGTGGTTTCCATGATTATCCTGCTGGAGATCCCCGGCGCGGCCATCCTGGCGGCGGTGTTCCTGCACGAGCAGCTTCCGGCGGGCACATACGCCGGGCTGGGCCTTATCCTCGCCGGATTAACGGTGGTAGTGGCCGGACAGGGCAGGGCACGACGCCGGCCCGGCACCGAACCTATCCCCCCGGCACCACCGGCCCTGGGCGGAGACGTGCAACCCTAGTTCAGAGAGCAGCCCGGCACATAAGGCCGGAACCAAAACAGGGAGGTCCCCGCCGCAGCGGGGACCTCCCTGTTTTTTCTTGCCGGTATTTTTTCTAACCGGTGTTACTTCTTGCCGGTGTTGTTATCTGAGTGGGCGCCTGAAGGCTTGGCAGCTTCCTTGGCCTCGCCCGCGGCTTCCTTGCTGTGCTTGCCGGCTTCGGATGCCTTGTCGCCGGAACGGGAGGCAGCACGCTCGGCTGCTTCCTTGATACTGGCGACCGTTTCCTTGGTCTCAGAGGAGGCAGCCGCAGCGTTCGTGCCGGCCTTCTCGGCCGGAGTGGAGGCAGCCGCAGCCTTCGGCTTGGGCACCTCGACCGGTGCCGGCGTCGCCGGCTCAGCGGGCTTGGCCGTGGAGGCCCCGGAGGAGGTCCCGGTAGCCGCCGGTGCCGGAGCCGTGGCGGGAGTGGTGGCAGCAGCCGGCTTCGGTGCGGGGGTCTTCCAAGGATCCTCAACCGGACGCGAGGCACGCCAGGCAGCTACGCCGGCGGTGACGGCAGCGGCGATGATGCCGAAGACCAGCCACCCCTTGCCGCCGCCCTTCTGGTTCTTGCGGGCCTGCTTGGCAGCCTGGGCTGCAGCCTTCTGTGCGCGCTTGAGCGCCTTCTTGTTGCCCGTGACCTTGGAAACCGCGGTCTGTACAGGAACGTTGGCTGCCGTCAGGCTGCGCGAAACGCTGTCCGCGGCCACACCGATCCGGGTGGAAAGCGCCGGGAGGTAATCGTCGACGACGCGGTCCTTCGCGGTGTTCAGGGCCGGTGTAGCCCGGTCCAGGGTGCTCTGGATCCGCGGAGCGGCTTCATCCACAGCGTGGCTGATCCGCGGCCCAACCTTCTCAAGCCCGCCTTGGATGCGGGGCGTTACGGTGGCTACGCCCTGGGCAAGCTCGTCAGCAGCACGCTTGATACCGTCCTGGATCTTCGGAGATGCGGTTTCGATCCCCTTCTCAATGCGCGGAACGGCCCAGCCCTTGGCTGCGTCCACCTTGGGCGAAGCCCAGTCGCGGGCCGTTACGAGGCCAGCAGCCACATTGGCTTCAAGGTCATGGGTGATGCGGTCCTTCTTCAAAACTACCTCCCGGGATAGTGTCGTTTCAGCCTTAGCCTACGTGTTCGAGCTGATCTCTGCTATCGGAGGCCGCGGCAGGCCGCGGTTTTCACTGTGCGCTGAACCTGCCGGTTTCCGCCCCTGTGCGCAAGCGCCGTGGAAGAATGTTGTTATGACTGCTATTCCTACAGCAAAAGCGACCATCCACACGTCCATGGGCGATATCCGTATCAACCTGTTCGGCAACCATGCCCCCAAGACGGTCAAGAACTTCGTTGGCCTGGCCACCGGTGAGATCGAGTGGACCGACCCGGCAACGGGTGAAAAGACGAGCCGCCCGCTCTACGACGGTACGATCTTCCACCGCATCATCAAGGATTTCATGATCCAGGGCGGCGATCCCCTGGGCCGCGGCACCGGCGGACCCGGCTACCAGTTCGACGACGAAATCAACCCCGACCTTGATTTCGCCACCCCGTACAAGCTGGCCATGGCCAACGCCGGCATCCAGATGGGACGCGGCACCAACGGTTCGCAGTTCTTCATCACCTCGGTGCCCACCACGTGGCTGCAGGGAAAGCACACCATCTTCGGTGAGGTTGCCGACGACGAGTCCCGCGCATTGGTCGACCAGCTCAATGCGGTCTCCACCGACGGACGCGACAAGCCGACCGAAGACGTGGTTATCAACAGCATTACCGTCGAGCAGCTCTAACCTGTTCGAAGGGTGCCCCGGCCGGACTATCCGGCCGGGGCCTTTCGTCAATCCGGGAGTTTCGAGCAATGTCATATGGAGTGCCGGCCGGAGCGCCGGCGTCGCAGGTTCCAGTGTGTCCGCGCCATCCGGACCGGGTCAGCTATATCCGCTGCCAGCGTTGCGGACGCCCGGCCTGCCCTGAATGCCAGCACAACGCCGCCGTAGGCGTGCAGTGCGTGGATTGCTTTGCCGAACAGAACCGGAAGCAGCCGGCCTACCGCACCGTGTACGGCGGACGCACGGCCCCGGCTGCCGGGACGGGCAAACCGGTAGTAACCATCACCATCATGGCGATTTGCGCCGCTGCCTTCCTCCTGCAGCTGGCGGTCCCCGGCTTTACCTCCGACTTCTGGTACCGGCCGGTCTACACGGACTATGAGCCGTGGAGGATGCTGACGTCTGCCTTCCTGCATTCAGCAGGCGGCTTCGTCCACATTGCTTTCAACCTCTATGCGCTGTGGTTCCTGGGCCGGACGCTGGAGCCGATGTTCGGCCGGGCGCGCTTCGCCCTGCTCTATCTGATCTCGGCCGTAGGCGGCTCGGTGGGCGTTATGTACCTTGCCGACCCCGGAACACCTGTCGTGGGAGCCTCGGGAGCGATCTTCGGGCTCTTCGGTGCACTGTTCGTGGTGATCCGCCAGCGGAGGGGTGAACTGCGTTCCCTGGTGATCCTGCTCCTGCTCAACCTGGTGATGGGCTTTGTCTTCCCGAATATCGCCTGGCAGGCCCACGTGGGTGGACTGGTGACCGGGGCCGCCTGCGCGGCCATCATTGCCTATGCGCCCCGGGGTAAGAACCGGACGGTTGTCCAGTTGCTGGGGCTGGCGGCCATAGCCCTGCTCCTGGTGGTGGCAACCATCCTTTGGCCGTCTCCCGTGTAGCGCTTGCCTGCCCGTGCGTGCCCGCTGTCCTTGTGACGGCGGGCACTGTGCATTAAGGCAAAGTTATCCACAGAGATACCCACAGTGTTAATAACTAACAAGCGTGTAGTTTCTCCTCCGGACCAGCGATCCACAGGGTTATCCATAGCCTGAACGGACTTACACACATGTAATTCCACAGCTGTGGATAACCCGGATCCCTTTGTTTGCGCGGAAGTTGCGGAAGTAACCCACAGAGTTACCCACACCTGTGGATAACTCCGTGCACAACCTGTGAACAACAGGAAAACCGGGGATAACGACTTCAGGCCAACAGAAAGGGCCCTCCGGCTGCGGGTGGCAGCGGGAAGGCCCCTAAGGTTGCGAGGCTGAACGGAGTCAGCGCCAGCGCGTAGTCATCAGAAACCCCACAATGGCAATAGCAAAGCCCACCAGGATGTTGGCGGCACCCAGAGACGGGACGGGGAAGCCTCCCTGGGTGATGTAGTAGGTGATGATCCACAGCAACCCGATGATCATCAGGCCGAACATCACCGGCTTGTACCAAACGGGGTTCGGCTTGGCTGCGGAATTAACACGGGGCTCGGCAGCGGGGCGCGGCGGCTTCTTGCGGGACTTGGACTCAGGCACGGATCCTCCTGGCAGAACCGGCTCTGCGGATGCCGGCGGTTTGTTGGTGGCGGTCTCAGGGGCGGGGACAACACTGCATGGCTGCAGGCGCTGCATGGCACGGCTTCCCGTTCCTGATTATCCTAGCGAATTCCCGGGGCAGAGTATCCTTGGGCACACTAAGCTTCGAAGACCATCCCGCCGAGGAGCGTATGGACCAGTCCCCAGCAGTCCGCGAGGAGCACCGCCCACGCTCCCGCCCGTCCCCCGCGGGCGGCCCGGTACGCATGGTGGTCCACGTCCTAGGGGAAATCCTGGTGACCCTGGGGGTTATCCTGGGCCTGTTTGTGGCCTGGCAGCTGTGGTGGACGGATCTGGAAGCAAACAGGTCCCAGCAGGAGGCCGTGCAGGACCTGTACAAGGATTTTGACCTGCCTCCTGAGGACGCGCCGGCCCCCGCGCCGGCCGGCTACGGCGAACCGGTAGTGATGGAACCGCCGGCTGATGAGGGAACCACTTTCGCGGTCGTTTACGTTCCGCGCTTCGGGGAGGACTATGCGGTGCCGGTCAGCTCGGGTGTGGGTACCCGGGTCCTGGACACGCTGGGACTGGGCCACTACTCCGCCACGGCCATGCCCGGCGGGGTTGGCAATTTTGCGGTGGCCGGACACCGGCAGAGCCACGGCAAGGCCCTGGACGCCATCC
This Arthrobacter sp. zg-Y20 DNA region includes the following protein-coding sequences:
- a CDS encoding class E sortase, producing the protein MDQSPAVREEHRPRSRPSPAGGPVRMVVHVLGEILVTLGVILGLFVAWQLWWTDLEANRSQQEAVQDLYKDFDLPPEDAPAPAPAGYGEPVVMEPPADEGTTFAVVYVPRFGEDYAVPVSSGVGTRVLDTLGLGHYSATAMPGGVGNFAVAGHRQSHGKALDAIHTLVPGDRIYVQTKDGYYSYVYRNTQFVLPDQVDVLAPVPTKPEAVPTERFLTLTSCNPRFGSQERIIAYALMDSWQPQSAGPPAEIADAVAANVQGGR